In the genome of Streptomyces sp. NBC_00190, one region contains:
- a CDS encoding 4a-hydroxytetrahydrobiopterin dehydratase — MPSEPLSQKEIEDRLRELPGWAFEDDRISRTYRLGSHFAASALVTHIASVQEELNHHSDLTLGYNTVRLSVNSHDAGGVVTANDFELAERVESLAPAHGAN; from the coding sequence ATGCCGAGTGAGCCGCTGTCACAGAAGGAGATCGAGGACCGGTTGCGGGAACTCCCCGGCTGGGCCTTCGAGGACGACCGGATTTCCCGCACCTACCGGCTGGGCTCGCACTTCGCGGCGAGCGCCCTCGTCACCCACATCGCCAGCGTCCAGGAGGAGTTGAACCACCACTCCGACCTGACCCTCGGCTACAACACGGTGCGCCTGTCGGTGAACAGCCACGATGCGGGCGGCGTCGTGACGGCGAACGACTTCGAGCTCGCCGAACGGGTCGAATCCCTCGCCCCGGCGCACGGAGCGAACTGA
- a CDS encoding hydroxysqualene dehydroxylase, with amino-acid sequence MAGTGGSRRTFIAGAGAAATAGALSATGALAAPASAAAAASTPPDGRRVAVLGGGVAGMTAAHELAERGYAVTVYERRALGGKARSMDVPGSARGTRRPLPAEHGFRFIPGIYHNLPDTMRRIPFPGNANGVWDNLVAPREMMFARAGGREDLRAPIPWPEHSPAQLTPDELRRSLSGILQSLVRLPPYETAYFVDRVLVFLTSCDERRDEVWEHTPWWDFVRAAQMSSEYQRILAVGITRNIVATKAEEASTRTVGTLGEAFVFNLLGRGADGPPDRILNLPTNEAWIDPWEAHLRSLGVEFRIGWTVREVQYGNGRVSGVAVLDPSGARQTVTADHYVCALPVEHARRTWSTALRAADPMLGRCDRLVTDWMTGIQFYLTERAPLVHGHLNCIDSPWSLTAIQQAEHWPSRDFPADYGDGAAVDCLSVDVSEWDKPGILYGKTAKQCTREEVAREVWAQLKASLNDTGKILLRDSALHSWFLDPGVDGLGTPNPTNQDELLIHPTGTFHNRPSAGTRIPNFFLSGDYVAVDIDLATMEGANASARAAVNSLLDRDGSKAARCVVRPLYRAPEAESARRHDLWRYRLGLRNVFDLG; translated from the coding sequence ATGGCGGGCACAGGCGGTTCCAGGCGTACGTTCATCGCGGGCGCGGGCGCGGCGGCCACCGCCGGGGCCCTGTCGGCGACCGGGGCCCTGGCGGCCCCCGCGTCGGCAGCGGCCGCCGCCTCGACCCCGCCGGACGGCAGACGCGTCGCCGTCCTCGGCGGCGGGGTGGCCGGGATGACCGCGGCCCACGAACTCGCCGAGCGCGGCTACGCCGTCACGGTGTACGAGCGCCGGGCGCTCGGCGGCAAGGCCCGCAGCATGGACGTACCCGGCAGCGCCCGCGGCACGCGCCGGCCGCTGCCCGCCGAGCACGGCTTCCGCTTCATCCCCGGCATCTACCACAACCTGCCCGACACCATGCGGCGCATCCCCTTCCCCGGGAACGCGAACGGCGTGTGGGACAACCTCGTCGCCCCGCGCGAGATGATGTTCGCCCGGGCGGGCGGCCGCGAGGACCTGCGCGCGCCCATCCCCTGGCCGGAGCACTCCCCCGCCCAGCTGACGCCCGACGAGCTCCGGCGCTCCCTCAGCGGGATCCTGCAGTCGCTGGTCCGGCTCCCGCCGTACGAGACCGCGTACTTCGTCGACCGCGTACTCGTCTTCCTCACCAGCTGCGACGAACGGCGGGACGAGGTCTGGGAGCACACCCCTTGGTGGGACTTCGTGCGCGCCGCGCAGATGTCGAGCGAGTACCAGCGGATCCTCGCGGTCGGCATCACCCGCAACATCGTGGCCACCAAGGCCGAGGAAGCCTCCACCCGTACGGTCGGCACCCTCGGCGAGGCCTTCGTCTTCAACCTGCTCGGCCGCGGCGCGGACGGCCCGCCCGACCGGATCCTCAACCTGCCCACCAACGAAGCCTGGATCGACCCCTGGGAGGCGCATCTGCGCTCCCTCGGCGTCGAGTTCAGGATCGGCTGGACCGTGCGCGAGGTGCAGTACGGGAACGGCCGGGTGAGCGGGGTCGCCGTCCTGGACCCGTCCGGCGCGCGGCAGACCGTCACCGCCGACCACTACGTCTGCGCCCTGCCCGTCGAGCACGCCCGGCGCACCTGGAGCACGGCGCTGCGGGCGGCCGATCCGATGCTGGGGCGCTGCGACAGGCTGGTGACCGACTGGATGACCGGGATCCAGTTCTACCTCACCGAGCGGGCCCCGCTGGTGCACGGCCACCTCAACTGCATCGACTCGCCCTGGTCACTGACGGCCATCCAGCAGGCCGAGCACTGGCCGTCCCGGGACTTCCCCGCCGACTACGGCGACGGCGCCGCCGTCGACTGCCTGTCGGTGGACGTCTCGGAGTGGGACAAACCCGGGATCCTGTACGGGAAGACCGCCAAGCAGTGCACCCGCGAGGAGGTGGCGCGCGAGGTGTGGGCACAGCTGAAGGCCTCCCTCAACGACACCGGGAAGATCCTGCTGCGCGACTCCGCGCTGCACTCCTGGTTCCTGGACCCGGGCGTGGACGGGCTCGGCACCCCGAACCCCACCAACCAGGACGAGCTGCTGATCCACCCGACCGGCACCTTCCACAACCGGCCGAGCGCGGGCACCCGCATCCCCAACTTCTTCCTCAGCGGGGACTACGTGGCGGTCGACATCGACCTGGCGACGATGGAGGGCGCGAACGCCTCGGCCCGGGCCGCCGTCAACTCCCTGCTGGACCGGGACGGCTCGAAGGCCGCCCGGTGCGTGGTCCGGCCGCTGTACCGGGCGCCGGAGGCCGAGTCCGCCAGGCGCCACGACCTGTGGCGTTACCGTCTCGGACTGCGGAACGTCTTCGACCTGGGGTGA
- a CDS encoding ABC transporter substrate-binding protein, with protein sequence MLRPIRTLAVAAAALALVSACNSASTNGNAKGGAGDTPGSRRGLTADSVKVGGIVSMTSASGYSKKDTDLGAKARYLRANAEGGVNGRKIDYLGAEDDGQDPAKNMAAARKLVQQDKVFAVAPMSSVTFSGADFLEQEKVPTFGWGTLPSFCGPKYIYGFNGCLVPTPGGTLNQTWPEGIAAVLGGARGKSVAVIANDSDAGKFGIRTFQQGFTSAGFTVSYAKASVPATAVPSDWSAYVKEILEGNGGKAPDAVVSVMQTPNNIGLFTALKRSGYKGLLSDPTDYDPGLLAKDATKQALDGVYVLLQFEPFESDSPKMAQFKADMKAASGGQDVPLSMHMMTGYMAADLFVSIARKAGGDMTVESFQAAAQNFSDTGTLVGDRAEPKGQKDSFGCGALVRLKGGTYEVAVPFKCYEPVPFT encoded by the coding sequence ATGTTGCGACCGATCCGCACCCTGGCCGTCGCGGCGGCGGCCCTCGCGCTCGTCTCCGCCTGCAACTCCGCCTCCACGAACGGCAACGCCAAGGGCGGGGCGGGGGACACGCCCGGGAGCCGCCGCGGGCTGACCGCCGACTCGGTCAAGGTCGGCGGCATCGTGTCGATGACCAGCGCGAGCGGTTACAGCAAGAAGGACACCGACCTCGGCGCCAAGGCCCGGTACCTGAGAGCCAACGCCGAGGGGGGCGTCAACGGCCGCAAGATCGACTACCTCGGCGCGGAGGACGACGGCCAGGACCCCGCGAAGAACATGGCGGCCGCCCGCAAACTCGTCCAGCAGGACAAGGTCTTCGCGGTCGCCCCGATGAGCTCGGTGACCTTCTCGGGCGCCGACTTCCTGGAGCAGGAGAAGGTCCCCACCTTCGGCTGGGGCACGCTGCCCTCCTTCTGCGGGCCCAAGTACATCTACGGCTTCAACGGCTGCCTGGTCCCCACCCCCGGCGGCACCCTCAACCAGACCTGGCCCGAAGGCATCGCCGCGGTCCTCGGCGGCGCCCGGGGCAAGTCCGTCGCGGTCATCGCGAACGACAGCGACGCCGGGAAGTTCGGCATCCGGACCTTCCAGCAGGGCTTCACCAGCGCCGGTTTCACGGTCTCCTACGCCAAGGCCTCCGTTCCCGCCACCGCCGTGCCGAGCGACTGGTCCGCGTACGTGAAGGAGATCCTGGAGGGCAACGGCGGCAAGGCGCCGGACGCCGTGGTCTCCGTCATGCAGACCCCCAACAACATCGGGCTGTTCACGGCGCTCAAGCGCAGCGGCTACAAGGGGCTGCTCTCCGACCCCACCGACTACGACCCCGGGCTGCTCGCGAAAGACGCCACCAAGCAGGCGCTCGACGGGGTGTACGTGCTGCTGCAGTTCGAGCCCTTCGAGTCGGACAGCCCGAAGATGGCCCAGTTCAAGGCCGACATGAAGGCCGCGTCGGGAGGCCAGGACGTCCCGCTCAGCATGCACATGATGACCGGGTACATGGCGGCCGACCTGTTCGTGTCCATCGCACGGAAGGCGGGCGGCGACATGACCGTCGAGTCCTTCCAGGCCGCCGCCCAGAACTTCTCCGACACCGGCACGCTCGTCGGCGACCGGGCGGAGCCCAAGGGGCAGAAGGACAGCTTCGGCTGCGGGGCGCTCGTACGGCTGAAGGGCGGCACGTACGAGGTCGCCGTCCCGTTCAAGTGCTACGAACCCGTGCCCTTCACCTAG
- a CDS encoding RICIN domain-containing protein, with amino-acid sequence MNVPEGVYRIRNADSGLVLQLEGASRVRVGPDGPPAPVAARRWRISPVHSGGGIFHVVSEDNDRRLDVANASTDGGARVQVWRANAFGAQEWIVEEHLDDPGVVSLVACISGLLLETDTEGRARQGEDTDSASQWWRLEPV; translated from the coding sequence GTGAACGTCCCCGAAGGGGTCTATCGGATCCGCAACGCCGACAGTGGGCTGGTGCTGCAGCTGGAGGGCGCCTCACGGGTGCGGGTCGGCCCCGACGGGCCGCCCGCACCGGTGGCCGCCCGCCGGTGGCGGATCTCGCCGGTCCACAGCGGCGGCGGGATCTTCCATGTGGTGAGCGAGGACAACGACCGGCGCCTCGACGTCGCGAACGCCTCGACGGACGGCGGCGCCAGGGTGCAGGTGTGGCGGGCCAACGCCTTCGGCGCGCAGGAGTGGATCGTCGAGGAGCACCTCGACGATCCCGGCGTGGTGTCCCTGGTCGCGTGCATCAGCGGCCTGCTGCTGGAGACCGACACCGAGGGCCGCGCCCGGCAGGGCGAGGACACCGACTCCGCGTCGCAGTGGTGGCGCCTGGAGCCGGTCTGA
- a CDS encoding ABC transporter permease subunit, which produces MGDLLVFVLSGLVSGALYALLATGLVLSYSASGLFNFAHGATAYLCALAFYELHSGLGWPAVPAALLVVCFLAPGLGWGLDRLMFRRLARVGETAQIVATIGLLVALPAAGLWAVELLADAGAPVKPAENQFGLPGVGPSPARSWQLAEGVGIDSDQLITWVATAVVAVALWVLMRHTRLGLRLRAAVDNRSLTELRGISADRLSSVAWMIASALAGLAGVLATPLLGLSAHDFTLFLFVSATAAVIGRFASVPLAFAGGLGLGVLQNLVAGYASFAEGITGFRTAVPFLILFGGLLVLTRRARTAGVAAVDEPPVDHLAGASWGRRWGVWAGAGGLLCVAFYTVTTPFWSGLLAQGLAVALVFMSFTVVTGLGSMVSLAQATFVTGAALVAGLLMSRGWPFVAALAVGTCAAALLGALVALPALRLGGRSLALATLALAFLADQVLFQLRWLRNGDSGWSVPRPVFGPVDLSDDRALGVALVVLVAVVAAGLSALRGSPSGRAMLAVRSAPAAAMASGVSVLRTKLVLFALSAGLAGFGGVMYASFNTRITATDFTAMSGLVWLAVVVAAGVRRPQYAVVAGLVFAVAPRLLSDYVTSSAHLPVILFGLAGLALANDPDGYCAAVPVRLARRRARVPAELSPAPPLPETGGSVPGPRPDAARPVRSNAARPASVPALELRSVTAGYDGGLVLHGVGLAVRRGEILAVLGPNGAGKSTACRVAAGSLAVTGGEVLVRGRDATRDGAVRRSRAGVLLAPEGRGIFPSLTIEENLALYLGEADARAAVYDRFPRLGERRGVAAGALSGGEQQMLALAPLLQRPPEVLIADEPSLGLAPRVVEEVYALLTELRDAGTALLLVEEKAAEVLGIADTVAYLSQGRVSWCGPRAEVEADRLTEAYLGMAT; this is translated from the coding sequence ATGGGGGATCTGCTCGTCTTCGTGCTGAGCGGCCTGGTCTCCGGCGCTCTGTACGCACTGCTCGCCACCGGGCTGGTGCTGTCGTACTCGGCGTCCGGGCTGTTCAACTTCGCGCACGGGGCCACCGCCTACCTGTGCGCACTCGCCTTCTACGAGTTGCACTCCGGCCTGGGCTGGCCGGCCGTTCCGGCGGCGCTGCTGGTGGTGTGCTTCCTTGCGCCCGGTCTCGGCTGGGGGCTGGACCGGCTGATGTTCCGGCGGCTCGCGCGGGTCGGCGAGACGGCGCAGATCGTGGCGACGATCGGGCTGCTCGTGGCCCTGCCGGCCGCCGGGCTGTGGGCCGTGGAGCTGCTGGCGGACGCGGGCGCGCCGGTGAAACCCGCCGAGAACCAGTTCGGGCTGCCGGGCGTCGGGCCGAGCCCGGCCAGGTCCTGGCAGCTCGCGGAGGGCGTCGGCATCGACTCCGACCAGCTGATCACCTGGGTGGCGACGGCGGTGGTGGCGGTGGCCCTGTGGGTGCTGATGCGGCACACCCGGCTGGGGCTGCGGCTGCGGGCGGCCGTCGACAACCGCTCGCTGACCGAGTTGCGCGGGATCAGCGCGGACCGGCTGTCGTCGGTGGCCTGGATGATCGCGTCGGCGCTGGCCGGGCTGGCGGGGGTGCTGGCGACGCCGCTGCTGGGGCTGTCCGCGCACGACTTCACCCTGTTCCTGTTCGTCTCGGCGACGGCGGCGGTCATCGGGCGGTTCGCGTCCGTGCCGCTCGCCTTTGCGGGCGGGCTGGGGCTCGGCGTACTGCAGAACCTGGTGGCCGGGTACGCGTCCTTCGCCGAGGGCATCACGGGGTTCCGTACGGCGGTGCCCTTCCTGATCCTGTTCGGGGGCCTGCTGGTACTGACCCGGCGGGCGCGGACGGCGGGTGTCGCGGCCGTGGACGAACCGCCGGTGGACCATCTGGCCGGGGCCTCCTGGGGGCGGCGGTGGGGGGTGTGGGCAGGCGCCGGCGGGCTGCTGTGCGTGGCGTTCTACACCGTGACCACCCCGTTCTGGAGCGGGCTGCTGGCCCAGGGGCTGGCCGTCGCGCTGGTGTTCATGTCCTTCACCGTGGTGACCGGGCTGGGGTCGATGGTTTCGCTGGCCCAGGCCACGTTCGTGACCGGGGCCGCGCTGGTGGCCGGACTGCTGATGAGCCGGGGCTGGCCGTTCGTGGCGGCGCTGGCGGTGGGTACGTGCGCCGCCGCCCTGCTGGGGGCGCTGGTCGCGCTGCCGGCGCTGCGGCTCGGCGGGCGGTCCCTGGCCCTGGCCACGCTGGCGCTGGCGTTCCTGGCCGACCAGGTGCTGTTCCAGTTGCGGTGGCTGCGCAACGGGGACTCGGGATGGTCGGTCCCGCGGCCGGTGTTCGGGCCGGTGGACCTGTCCGACGACCGGGCGCTGGGGGTGGCCCTGGTGGTCCTGGTCGCCGTGGTGGCCGCCGGGCTGAGCGCGCTGCGCGGCTCCCCGTCGGGGCGGGCGATGCTGGCCGTACGGTCGGCCCCGGCGGCCGCGATGGCCTCCGGCGTGTCCGTACTGCGCACGAAGCTGGTCCTGTTCGCGCTGTCGGCGGGGCTGGCCGGCTTCGGCGGCGTGATGTACGCGTCGTTCAACACCCGGATCACGGCGACGGACTTCACGGCGATGTCGGGGCTGGTGTGGCTGGCGGTCGTGGTGGCGGCGGGTGTCCGGCGACCGCAGTACGCGGTGGTGGCGGGGCTGGTGTTCGCCGTCGCCCCGCGGCTGCTGTCGGACTACGTGACCTCGTCGGCCCATCTGCCGGTGATCCTGTTCGGCCTTGCCGGGCTGGCCCTGGCCAACGATCCGGACGGGTACTGCGCGGCCGTCCCGGTGCGGCTCGCCCGGCGGCGGGCCCGGGTCCCCGCCGAGCTCTCCCCCGCCCCGCCCCTTCCCGAAACCGGGGGCTCCGTCCCCGGCCCCCGGCCGGACGCCGCGCGCCCGGTGCGCTCGAACGCCGCACGGCCCGCGTCCGTGCCCGCGCTGGAGCTGCGCTCCGTGACCGCCGGATACGACGGGGGGCTCGTGCTCCACGGGGTCGGCCTCGCCGTGCGGAGGGGGGAGATACTCGCCGTGCTCGGGCCCAACGGGGCCGGGAAGAGCACCGCCTGCCGGGTGGCCGCCGGGTCGCTGGCCGTCACCGGCGGCGAGGTCCTCGTACGCGGGCGGGACGCGACCCGTGACGGAGCCGTGCGGCGCTCCCGGGCCGGGGTGCTGCTCGCCCCCGAGGGGCGCGGGATCTTCCCGTCGCTCACCATCGAGGAGAACCTGGCCCTGTACCTGGGGGAGGCCGACGCCCGGGCCGCCGTCTACGACCGGTTCCCGCGGCTCGGCGAACGGCGCGGGGTGGCCGCGGGGGCCCTGTCCGGCGGCGAGCAGCAGATGCTGGCGCTGGCGCCGCTGTTGCAGCGGCCCCCGGAGGTGCTGATCGCCGACGAGCCCTCGCTCGGGCTGGCCCCGCGCGTGGTGGAGGAGGTGTACGCGCTGCTCACCGAGCTCCGCGACGCCGGGACCGCGCTGCTGCTGGTGGAGGAGAAGGCGGCCGAGGTCCTCGGGATCGCGGACACCGTCGCCTACCTCTCCCAGGGCAGGGTCTCCTGGTGCGGCCCGCGGGCCGAGGTGGAGGCGGACCGGCTCACCGAGGCCTATCTGGGGATGGCGACATGA
- a CDS encoding helix-turn-helix domain-containing protein: MTTTTPTVGALLRTWRRRRGLSQLELAGRADSSSRHISFIENGRSRPSEEMVLRLADRLDVPVRERNALLLAAGYAPHYAQTALDDPSMETLREGISRLLTGYEPYPALVVDATYNVIAANRGIAMLLDGLPEHLLAPPQNAMRITLHPEGLASKIHNLKEWRGHLLAQMERQIALARSGPLRALYEEVSAYPVAERPGDSEPDAPVPYIALPLVIEHDGHLLSFVSSIATFNTPMDVTVAELAIETMLPADPATVKYLRSLGSLGD, translated from the coding sequence ATGACCACCACGACGCCCACGGTCGGCGCCCTGCTCCGTACATGGCGGAGGCGGCGCGGCCTCAGCCAGTTGGAGCTGGCGGGCCGCGCCGATTCCTCGTCCCGGCACATCAGCTTCATCGAGAACGGGCGGTCCCGGCCGAGCGAGGAGATGGTGCTGCGGCTCGCCGACCGCCTCGACGTGCCGGTGCGGGAGCGCAACGCCCTGCTGCTGGCGGCGGGTTACGCACCCCACTACGCGCAGACCGCTCTGGACGACCCCTCGATGGAGACGCTGCGCGAGGGCATTTCGCGGCTGCTCACGGGATACGAGCCCTACCCCGCGCTGGTCGTGGACGCCACCTACAACGTCATCGCCGCCAACCGGGGCATCGCGATGCTGCTGGACGGACTGCCGGAGCACCTGCTGGCCCCGCCGCAGAACGCCATGCGGATCACCCTGCACCCCGAAGGCCTGGCCTCGAAGATCCACAACCTCAAGGAGTGGCGCGGGCACCTGCTGGCCCAGATGGAGCGCCAGATCGCGCTGGCCAGGTCCGGGCCGCTCCGCGCGCTGTACGAGGAGGTGTCCGCCTACCCGGTGGCCGAGCGCCCCGGCGACAGCGAACCGGACGCGCCCGTCCCGTACATCGCGCTTCCCCTGGTCATCGAGCACGACGGCCACCTGCTGTCCTTCGTGTCGTCCATCGCGACCTTCAACACGCCGATGGACGTGACCGTCGCCGAGCTGGCCATCGAGACCATGCTCCCGGCCGACCCGGCGACGGTGAAGTACCTGCGCTCACTCGGCTCTCTCGGCGACTGA
- a CDS encoding class I SAM-dependent methyltransferase gives MPIPRPLLDYDAEAEAYDATRGGTPRAGAAAAAVLGLLPAHARTLLDLGCGTGIVTSRLTRPGLRVLGADTSQGMAAMAARRGVPAVLASATRLPVRPGSLDAVSAVWLLHLLREPGAVEAVLAEAGRVLRPGGVFVTTVDKDAAHDVGSDIDAVLAPHLTDRPADSSDRVAAYAAGAGLRPAAETRFTGHGQGRTPRGCAEALLAGQYASRVSPRGITPRELASRLELLPGPDVPRAEPTYRVRSFVRA, from the coding sequence ATGCCGATACCGCGTCCCCTGCTCGACTACGACGCGGAGGCCGAGGCCTACGACGCCACCCGCGGCGGCACCCCGCGCGCCGGGGCCGCCGCCGCGGCGGTCCTCGGCCTGCTCCCGGCCCACGCCCGCACCCTCCTCGACCTCGGCTGCGGCACGGGCATCGTCACGAGCCGGCTGACCCGCCCCGGCTTGCGCGTCCTGGGCGCGGACACCTCGCAGGGGATGGCCGCGATGGCGGCCCGCCGCGGCGTCCCGGCCGTCCTCGCCTCCGCCACCCGGCTGCCGGTGCGGCCCGGTTCGCTGGACGCGGTGAGCGCGGTGTGGCTGCTGCACCTGCTGCGGGAGCCGGGCGCGGTCGAAGCCGTCCTCGCCGAGGCGGGGCGGGTGCTGCGCCCCGGCGGGGTGTTCGTCACCACCGTCGACAAGGACGCCGCGCACGACGTCGGCAGCGACATCGACGCCGTGCTCGCACCGCATCTGACGGACCGCCCCGCGGACTCCTCGGACCGGGTGGCGGCGTACGCGGCGGGCGCGGGCCTGCGGCCGGCCGCCGAGACCCGCTTCACCGGCCACGGCCAGGGCCGCACCCCGCGTGGCTGCGCCGAGGCCCTGCTGGCGGGGCAGTACGCCTCACGCGTCAGCCCGCGCGGCATCACCCCACGGGAACTGGCCTCCCGTCTGGAGCTGCTGCCGGGCCCGGACGTCCCCCGGGCGGAACCGACGTACCGCGTACGCAGTTTCGTACGCGCCTGA
- a CDS encoding aldo/keto reductase: MPQLGFGVWQVPDAEAERIVGAALEAGYRSIDTASVYRNEAGTGKAVAASGVAREELFVTTKLWNGPSRKWGRGEVLRAFDDSLGRLGLDYVDLYLIHWPRPMREDFVSIWKTFEEIAASGRAKAVGVSNFRPADLERLAATSTLVPAVNQIELHPLFPQAELRALHAERGIATEAWSPLGQGKELLTLPAVAEIAAKHGRSAAQVVLRWHLQHGTVVIPKSVTPARIRENADVFGFELDAADIAALDALGAGPAGGRIGPDPAVFDV, translated from the coding sequence ATGCCCCAGCTCGGATTCGGGGTCTGGCAGGTGCCGGACGCGGAGGCGGAGCGGATCGTCGGGGCCGCGCTGGAGGCGGGCTACCGCAGCATCGACACGGCGTCCGTCTACCGCAACGAGGCGGGCACCGGCAAGGCGGTCGCCGCCTCCGGGGTGGCGCGTGAGGAGCTGTTCGTCACCACCAAGCTGTGGAACGGTCCGTCGCGGAAGTGGGGCCGCGGCGAGGTGCTGCGCGCCTTCGACGACTCGCTCGGCAGGCTGGGTCTCGACTACGTCGACCTGTACCTGATCCACTGGCCGCGCCCGATGCGCGAGGACTTCGTCTCCATCTGGAAGACGTTCGAGGAGATCGCCGCGAGCGGCCGGGCCAAGGCGGTCGGCGTGTCGAACTTCCGCCCGGCGGACCTGGAGCGGCTCGCGGCGACGAGCACGCTGGTCCCGGCGGTGAACCAGATCGAGCTGCACCCGCTGTTCCCGCAGGCCGAGCTGCGCGCGCTGCACGCCGAGCGCGGGATCGCCACGGAGGCCTGGTCCCCGCTGGGCCAGGGCAAGGAGCTGCTGACGCTCCCGGCGGTGGCCGAGATAGCCGCCAAGCACGGTCGCAGCGCCGCGCAGGTGGTGCTGCGCTGGCACCTGCAGCACGGCACCGTCGTGATCCCGAAGTCCGTGACCCCGGCGCGCATCCGGGAGAACGCGGACGTCTTCGGGTTCGAGCTGGACGCCGCCGACATCGCCGCGCTGGACGCCCTGGGCGCGGGCCCGGCGGGCGGCCGGATCGGTCCGGACCCGGCCGTCTTCGACGTCTGA
- a CDS encoding AMP-dependent synthetase/ligase — protein sequence MREITVPPVVTDAPVGGLADVVFRHAREEPDRVVLGRKTDGVWRDVTSAELAAEVLALAKGLLAQGVRFGDRVAVMSRTRYEWTLFDFALWAIGAQPVPVYPTSSAEQVHWILADSACTACVVENEDQAMTVGSVIDRLPLLRLLWQLDAGAVDGIVADGRGVAEDVVHRHRGAVTPDAVATVIYTSGTTGRPKGCVLTHGNFMFEADTMASRWESVFQAGPGEQPSTLLFLPLAHVFGRMVEVAAVRARVKLGHQPVLAAAELLPDLAAFRPTFVLGVPYVFEKVFAAARRKAEAEGRTGAFDRAVETAVRYAEAREEKSFGTGPGPSAGLRMEHQLFEKLVYGKVREAMGGRVRHAMSGGSAMSRRLGLFFDGAGITIFEGYGLTESSAAATANPPGATKYGTVGPPIPGGTVHIAEDGEVWLHGGHVFAGYLNDPPATDAVLRGGWLATGDLGRLDEDGYLIITGRKKEILVTSNGKSVQPAALEERVRSHPLVSQCVLVGNDRPYIAALITLDAEGIAHWLSMRGLAQRPAADLVHDADLTAEVRRAVVAANTLVSQAESIRTFRVLGEQFTEERGLLTPSLKLKRRAIEKAYATEVAALYQS from the coding sequence TTGCGCGAGATCACCGTCCCACCCGTCGTCACCGACGCGCCCGTCGGCGGTCTGGCCGACGTCGTCTTCCGGCATGCGCGCGAGGAACCGGACCGGGTGGTGCTGGGCCGCAAGACGGACGGGGTCTGGCGGGACGTGACCTCCGCCGAACTCGCCGCCGAGGTGCTCGCGCTCGCCAAGGGCCTGCTGGCCCAGGGCGTACGGTTCGGCGACCGGGTCGCCGTCATGTCCCGTACCCGGTACGAGTGGACCCTCTTCGACTTCGCCCTGTGGGCGATCGGCGCCCAGCCGGTCCCCGTCTACCCGACCTCCTCCGCCGAGCAGGTGCACTGGATCCTGGCCGACTCCGCCTGCACGGCCTGCGTCGTCGAGAACGAGGACCAGGCCATGACGGTGGGTTCGGTCATCGACCGGCTTCCCCTCCTGCGCCTGCTGTGGCAGCTCGACGCGGGGGCCGTGGACGGCATCGTCGCCGACGGCCGCGGGGTCGCCGAGGACGTCGTGCACCGCCACCGCGGCGCCGTGACCCCGGACGCGGTCGCCACCGTCATCTACACCTCGGGCACCACCGGCCGCCCCAAGGGCTGCGTCCTCACCCACGGCAATTTCATGTTCGAGGCCGACACCATGGCGAGCCGCTGGGAGTCCGTCTTCCAGGCCGGTCCCGGCGAGCAGCCGTCCACCCTGCTCTTCCTGCCACTGGCGCACGTCTTCGGGCGGATGGTGGAGGTGGCCGCCGTCCGCGCCCGGGTCAAGCTCGGGCACCAGCCCGTACTGGCGGCGGCCGAGCTGCTGCCGGACCTGGCCGCGTTCCGGCCGACCTTCGTGCTCGGGGTCCCGTACGTCTTCGAGAAGGTCTTCGCGGCCGCGCGGCGCAAGGCCGAGGCGGAGGGGCGTACGGGCGCCTTCGACCGGGCGGTGGAGACGGCCGTGCGGTACGCGGAGGCGCGCGAGGAGAAGTCCTTCGGCACCGGCCCCGGCCCCTCGGCCGGGCTGCGGATGGAGCACCAGCTCTTCGAGAAGCTCGTGTACGGCAAGGTCCGCGAGGCGATGGGCGGCCGCGTACGGCACGCCATGTCGGGCGGGTCCGCGATGTCGCGCCGCCTCGGGCTGTTCTTCGACGGCGCCGGGATCACGATCTTCGAGGGGTACGGCCTGACCGAGTCGTCCGCGGCGGCCACCGCGAATCCGCCGGGGGCGACGAAGTACGGCACGGTGGGCCCGCCGATCCCCGGCGGCACGGTGCACATCGCGGAGGACGGGGAGGTCTGGCTGCACGGCGGCCACGTCTTCGCCGGGTACCTCAACGACCCGCCCGCCACCGACGCGGTCCTGCGCGGCGGGTGGCTGGCGACCGGGGACCTGGGGCGGCTGGACGAGGACGGCTACCTCATCATCACCGGCCGCAAGAAGGAGATCCTGGTGACCTCCAACGGCAAGAGCGTCCAGCCGGCCGCGCTGGAGGAGCGGGTCCGCTCGCACCCGCTGGTGTCACAGTGCGTACTGGTGGGCAACGACCGGCCGTACATCGCGGCCCTGATCACCCTGGACGCGGAGGGGATCGCCCACTGGCTGTCGATGCGCGGCCTGGCGCAGCGGCCCGCGGCGGACCTGGTGCACGACGCGGACCTGACGGCGGAGGTCCGCCGGGCGGTCGTGGCCGCCAACACCCTGGTCTCGCAGGCGGAGTCGATCCGCACCTTCCGGGTGCTCGGGGAGCAGTTCACGGAGGAGCGGGGGCTGCTGACCCCTTCCCTGAAGCTCAAGCGCCGGGCGATCGAGAAGGCGTACGCGACGGAGGTCGCGGCCCTCTACCAGTCGTGA